A window of the Arenibacter algicola genome harbors these coding sequences:
- a CDS encoding M14 family metallopeptidase: MKLLVRLFLLLCLISCETKKERKIENIKTVFERSNGEETATYLQIIDFYIQLAKEFPEINIQIIGNTDSGNPLHVVTYNPDADFNFQKIGRDKSILFINNGIHPGESDGIDATMLLFRDLALKNMEAPENTVVVTIPVYNVGGALNRNSTSRVNQNGPKSYGFRGNAKNYDLNRDFIKVDSKNAHTFAKIFHLIKPDIFIDNHVSNGADYQYTLTHLFTQHNKLGGELGSYLQEEMVPALENSLKESDWDITPYVNVFNQVPEKGFSQFMDYPRYSTGYTTLWNTLGLMVETHMLKPYKQRVEGVYALMTKILEISEKDYKKIKNLRENAFEVYLEKQNYPLQWAIDTTKSTTLEFKGYEADEFNSEITGFPRLKYDRNRPFVKEVEYQNFYKPVHEVEIPKAYIIKKGWDKIIDLLSVNQISFKTLKEDTSIAVESYKIDSYSTAENSFEGHYPHYNTKVLRSNQKVNFTAGDILVPTNQKGLRYLLETLEPEATDSFFNWNFFDAILQQKEGFSPYVFEDLALEILKENQEMKNQFNLKKETDSTFAGDWYAQLDWIYKKSKYYEEEHMQYPVYRILKE; the protein is encoded by the coding sequence ATGAAACTTCTGGTAAGACTATTTTTACTGCTTTGTCTTATTTCTTGCGAGACCAAAAAAGAAAGAAAAATTGAAAACATTAAAACTGTTTTTGAGCGCAGTAACGGAGAGGAAACCGCCACGTACCTGCAAATCATAGACTTCTATATTCAACTCGCCAAGGAGTTTCCCGAAATAAACATACAGATCATTGGCAATACTGATAGTGGCAACCCCTTACATGTTGTAACTTACAACCCAGACGCCGATTTTAATTTTCAAAAAATAGGCCGTGATAAGAGTATCCTATTTATAAATAATGGCATACATCCGGGAGAAAGCGATGGTATAGATGCAACAATGCTATTATTTAGGGATTTGGCACTAAAAAATATGGAAGCCCCCGAAAATACAGTGGTGGTCACCATTCCGGTCTACAATGTTGGTGGTGCCTTAAATAGAAATTCTACTTCTAGGGTAAATCAAAATGGCCCAAAATCCTATGGTTTTAGGGGCAATGCAAAAAATTACGACCTTAATCGCGATTTTATAAAAGTAGATTCAAAAAACGCACACACTTTTGCCAAAATTTTTCACTTAATAAAACCGGATATCTTTATTGACAACCATGTGAGTAATGGGGCCGACTATCAATATACCCTTACCCACCTATTTACGCAGCACAATAAACTGGGAGGGGAATTGGGCAGCTACCTTCAGGAAGAGATGGTTCCTGCACTTGAAAATTCGCTTAAGGAATCGGATTGGGACATTACGCCCTATGTAAATGTTTTTAACCAAGTACCCGAAAAAGGTTTTTCCCAATTTATGGATTATCCCAGATATTCTACAGGCTATACCACTCTTTGGAACACCTTGGGCCTTATGGTAGAAACCCATATGCTTAAACCATATAAACAAAGGGTAGAGGGCGTCTATGCGTTAATGACTAAAATCTTGGAAATTTCTGAGAAGGATTACAAGAAAATTAAAAATTTAAGGGAGAATGCTTTTGAGGTATACCTAGAGAAACAAAACTACCCCTTGCAATGGGCCATCGATACCACCAAAAGTACCACCCTGGAATTCAAGGGTTATGAAGCCGATGAATTTAACAGCGAAATAACTGGTTTCCCAAGGTTAAAATATGACAGAAATAGACCTTTTGTAAAAGAAGTTGAGTATCAAAACTTCTATAAACCTGTTCACGAGGTGGAAATTCCAAAGGCATATATTATAAAGAAAGGATGGGACAAAATAATAGATTTACTATCGGTAAACCAAATAAGCTTTAAGACCTTAAAGGAAGATACCTCCATAGCGGTTGAGTCATATAAAATAGATAGCTACAGTACTGCTGAAAATTCATTTGAAGGGCACTACCCACATTACAACACCAAAGTGCTTCGCAGCAATCAAAAAGTTAATTTTACGGCTGGGGACATCTTGGTCCCAACCAATCAGAAAGGTTTGCGCTATTTGTTGGAGACCTTGGAACCAGAGGCCACGGACTCTTTCTTTAATTGGAATTTCTTTGATGCAATTTTACAACAAAAGGAAGGTTTTTCCCCTTATGTTTTCGAAGACCTTGCCTTGGAGATCCTTAAAGAGAACCAAGAAATGAAAAACCAATTCAATTTAAAAAAGGAAACAGACAGTACTTTTGCCGGCGACTGGTACGCCCAACTGGATTGGATCTACAAAAAGTCCAAATACTATGAAGAGGAACATATGCAATATCCAGTTTATAGAATTTTAAAAGAATAA
- a CDS encoding NUDIX hydrolase: MYKVFVNESPLILTNKLSDTANNKYFLLNGSAINEAIDSLASKKLNEAFIYHPNNEEILKKFSKKIPLVVAAGGVVTNKEGKVLFIYRNDKWDLPKGKLDKGETIEECALREVEEETGVKGLKIENFLRTTYHLFKRNGNYKLKEVHWFAMKTNYKGNLVGEASEGIVKVKWKGPDKIKKALDNSYANIRILFED; this comes from the coding sequence ATGTATAAAGTTTTTGTTAATGAGTCACCTCTGATTTTAACAAATAAATTATCAGATACGGCAAATAATAAATATTTTTTGTTGAACGGGTCCGCTATTAATGAGGCAATAGACTCCTTGGCCAGCAAAAAACTTAATGAAGCTTTTATTTATCACCCCAACAATGAGGAAATATTAAAGAAATTTTCTAAAAAAATACCTTTGGTCGTGGCTGCCGGCGGAGTGGTAACCAACAAGGAGGGGAAAGTACTTTTTATTTACCGTAACGATAAATGGGACCTTCCAAAAGGGAAATTGGACAAAGGAGAGACCATTGAGGAATGTGCATTGCGCGAAGTGGAAGAGGAGACAGGGGTAAAGGGGTTGAAAATTGAGAATTTTCTAAGGACAACCTATCACCTTTTTAAGAGGAATGGGAATTATAAATTAAAGGAGGTACATTGGTTTGCCATGAAGACCAATTACAAAGGAAATTTAGTGGGCGAAGCCTCTGAGGGAATTGTAAAGGTAAAATGGAAAGGCCCCGATAAAATAAAAAAAGCCTTGGATAATTCTTATGCCAATATTAGAATTCTGTTTGAAGATTAA
- the pyrE gene encoding orotate phosphoribosyltransferase gives MVLDKDTAKKTAELLLQINAIKLKPENPFTWASGWKSPIYCDNRIILSYPSIRNYVREQMAKQVESLYGKPDVIAGVATGAIGIGMLVAEYLGLPFIYVRPEAKSHGRQNQIEGRLEANQSVVVIEDLISTGKSSLNAVDALKSNGAHVKGMLAIFTYGFDVANENFKKYGLDLHTLSNYDYLIQQASDTNYIKENQLKTLLEWKSSPSTWQS, from the coding sequence ATGGTTTTAGACAAAGACACCGCCAAAAAAACTGCAGAGCTTCTGCTGCAAATTAATGCAATTAAGTTGAAACCTGAAAATCCTTTTACATGGGCTTCAGGGTGGAAATCTCCAATTTATTGCGATAATAGGATAATCCTCTCGTATCCAAGCATTAGGAATTATGTACGGGAACAAATGGCAAAACAGGTAGAAAGCCTGTACGGGAAGCCGGATGTGATAGCAGGAGTGGCCACAGGGGCCATTGGGATCGGGATGCTGGTAGCCGAGTATTTGGGACTACCATTTATATATGTACGGCCCGAAGCCAAATCCCACGGTCGTCAAAACCAAATAGAAGGTCGTTTGGAGGCCAATCAGAGTGTAGTTGTTATTGAAGACCTTATCAGCACCGGAAAAAGTAGTCTAAATGCCGTGGACGCTTTAAAAAGCAATGGTGCACATGTAAAGGGAATGCTGGCCATTTTTACCTATGGATTTGATGTGGCCAATGAAAACTTTAAGAAATACGGCTTGGATTTACATACCTTGAGCAACTACGATTATTTAATTCAACAAGCCTCGGACACCAATTATATTAAAGAGAATCAATTAAAAACTTTACTAGAGTGGAAAAGCAGCCCCTCTACCTGGCAATCTTAA
- a CDS encoding biotin--[acetyl-CoA-carboxylase] ligase, with the protein MQLIKLSATDSTNAYLKDLLFHNEIEDFTAVMAHTQLKGRGQMGTNWISEPGKNLTFSVLVKSLESPVSEQFLLNIYVSLAIYNTLTQLHVPDLKIKWPNDIMSGHSKICGILIENILSGQHIQASIVGIGLNVNQLTFNNLPNVSSLKLLLGRTMDLDELLLNIVVNLKSLLAEKGKLDKEELFKRYETALFRKDKPSTFKNQNDEMFMGFIKGVSSAGKLKILMEDDIMKEFSLKEVQLLY; encoded by the coding sequence ATGCAATTAATCAAACTTAGTGCCACGGACTCAACAAACGCCTATTTAAAAGATTTGTTGTTCCATAATGAGATCGAGGATTTTACGGCTGTGATGGCCCATACTCAACTAAAGGGGCGTGGGCAAATGGGGACAAATTGGATTTCGGAGCCAGGTAAGAACTTGACCTTTAGTGTTTTAGTGAAATCTTTAGAGAGTCCGGTCTCCGAACAGTTTCTTTTGAATATTTATGTTTCACTGGCAATTTATAACACTCTAACCCAACTTCATGTTCCTGATTTAAAGATTAAATGGCCTAACGACATTATGTCAGGACATTCCAAAATTTGTGGAATTCTCATCGAAAATATTTTGTCCGGACAACATATTCAGGCGTCCATAGTCGGAATTGGATTAAATGTAAATCAATTAACCTTCAATAACCTTCCCAATGTGTCCTCCCTAAAGCTGCTTTTGGGAAGAACAATGGATCTTGACGAACTGCTATTGAACATTGTTGTAAATTTAAAAAGCTTGTTGGCCGAGAAGGGAAAATTGGACAAGGAAGAGCTTTTTAAACGTTACGAGACGGCACTTTTTAGAAAGGATAAGCCGTCTACCTTTAAAAATCAGAACGATGAGATGTTTATGGGATTTATAAAGGGTGTTTCCAGTGCAGGAAAACTTAAGATTTTAATGGAGGACGATATAATGAAGGAATTCAGCCTAAAAGAGGTGCAGTTGCTGTATTGA
- the rsfS gene encoding ribosome silencing factor — MQKRKSSADELIALILSGIEEVKGNDINLLDLRDIENTVCDYFIICNGTSNTHVNAIVGSIQKTVSKAIQDKPWHVEGSDNAEWVLMDYVNVVVHVFQKQVREYYDIEGLWGDAKVTSVESSFNQ, encoded by the coding sequence ATGCAGAAAAGGAAAAGCAGCGCAGATGAGTTAATTGCCTTAATTTTAAGTGGAATAGAAGAGGTTAAAGGAAATGATATAAATTTACTTGATCTTAGAGATATAGAGAATACTGTTTGTGACTACTTTATTATTTGTAATGGTACTTCCAACACACATGTAAATGCCATAGTAGGCTCCATCCAAAAAACTGTCAGTAAAGCAATTCAAGACAAGCCTTGGCATGTAGAAGGTTCTGATAATGCGGAATGGGTATTAATGGACTACGTAAACGTAGTAGTACATGTATTTCAAAAACAAGTCAGAGAATATTATGATATAGAAGGACTTTGGGGAGACGCCAAAGTAACCTCAGTTGAAAGTAGCTTCAATCAGTAA
- the ftsH gene encoding ATP-dependent zinc metalloprotease FtsH, whose translation MAKENNTGPKKPKFNTWWIYGVIAILLIGFQFFGSGNFANTKKASTSELQEYLRNGDIRKILVITNTRQAKIFLTEEALKKEVHKDVSDQPFSLTATATPQYVVNYGDQQNFENEINDIKKENNLDTELTYDQESNVLTELLLTLLPFVLIIGIWIYLMRRMSGGAGGGAGGQIFNIGKSKAKLFDEKTDTRTSFKDVAGLEGAKEEVEEIVEFLRNPDKYTSLGGKIPKGALLVGPPGTGKTLLAKAVAGEAKVPFFSLSGSDFVEMFVGVGASRVRDLFKQAKDKSPAIIFIDEIDAIGRARGKNNFTGSNDERENTLNQLLTEMDGFGTNTNVIVLAATNRADVLDKALMRAGRFDRQIYVDLPDIRERKEIFEVHLRPIKTAETLDLDFLAKQTPGFSGADIANVCNEAALIAARKEKKAVSKQDFLDAVDRIVGGLEKKNKIITPGEKETIAYHEAGHATVSWMLEHAAPLVKVTIVPRGQSLGAAWYLPEERLIVRPEQMKDEMCATLGGRAAEKVIFNKISTGALSDLEKVTKQARAMVTIYGLNDEIGNLTYYDSSGQNEYGFSKPYSEQTAQTIDKEISKLIEEQYKRAVELLSNNKDKLTELAERLLEKEVIFKDDLEKIFGKRPFERDKRMEAEEAAEKVEKANEAAEKVEKANKDLPKSETEK comes from the coding sequence ATGGCAAAAGAAAATAATACAGGTCCCAAAAAACCCAAATTCAATACTTGGTGGATATATGGCGTAATAGCAATATTATTAATTGGTTTTCAATTTTTCGGCAGCGGAAACTTCGCGAATACCAAAAAAGCCAGTACCTCTGAGCTTCAGGAGTATTTGAGAAATGGGGATATCAGAAAAATATTGGTCATAACCAATACAAGACAGGCAAAAATATTCCTCACCGAAGAGGCCTTAAAAAAGGAGGTTCACAAGGATGTATCCGATCAGCCCTTTTCCCTGACAGCCACTGCTACGCCACAGTATGTAGTGAACTACGGGGATCAGCAGAACTTTGAAAATGAGATCAATGACATTAAAAAGGAGAATAATTTAGACACGGAACTTACGTACGATCAAGAATCGAATGTACTTACCGAACTCCTTTTAACCCTATTGCCATTTGTGCTTATCATAGGTATTTGGATCTATCTAATGCGCCGCATGTCCGGTGGAGCCGGTGGTGGAGCTGGTGGTCAGATTTTCAATATTGGAAAGTCCAAAGCCAAATTATTTGACGAAAAAACAGATACAAGAACCTCGTTCAAGGATGTTGCCGGATTGGAAGGCGCCAAGGAAGAAGTAGAGGAGATTGTGGAATTCTTGAGAAATCCTGACAAATACACCTCTTTAGGGGGTAAAATTCCTAAAGGAGCTCTATTGGTAGGACCTCCAGGAACCGGTAAAACCTTATTGGCCAAAGCTGTTGCAGGGGAAGCAAAGGTTCCTTTCTTTTCGCTTTCCGGTTCAGATTTCGTGGAAATGTTCGTAGGGGTAGGAGCCTCTAGGGTAAGAGACTTATTTAAACAAGCCAAAGACAAATCGCCAGCAATTATTTTTATTGATGAGATAGATGCCATTGGTAGGGCCAGGGGCAAGAACAATTTTACAGGTTCCAATGACGAAAGGGAAAATACCTTGAACCAGTTATTGACCGAAATGGATGGTTTTGGTACCAATACCAACGTTATTGTTTTAGCGGCGACCAACCGTGCCGATGTTTTGGACAAGGCATTAATGAGAGCAGGCCGATTTGACAGACAGATCTATGTGGACCTTCCGGACATTAGGGAGAGGAAAGAAATTTTTGAAGTGCACCTAAGACCTATAAAAACAGCGGAGACTTTGGATTTGGATTTCCTTGCCAAACAAACTCCCGGTTTTTCAGGGGCCGATATCGCCAATGTCTGTAATGAGGCGGCATTGATTGCAGCACGTAAAGAGAAAAAAGCGGTCTCCAAACAAGACTTCTTGGATGCCGTAGACAGAATTGTTGGAGGGCTTGAGAAAAAGAACAAAATAATTACCCCGGGGGAAAAAGAAACCATTGCATATCACGAAGCCGGGCATGCAACGGTAAGTTGGATGTTGGAACACGCAGCGCCCCTGGTAAAAGTAACTATAGTACCCAGAGGGCAATCCTTAGGCGCCGCATGGTATCTGCCCGAAGAACGCTTAATTGTTCGCCCGGAACAAATGAAAGATGAAATGTGTGCCACCTTGGGCGGTAGGGCTGCCGAAAAAGTTATCTTTAATAAGATATCAACAGGCGCTCTTAGCGATTTGGAAAAGGTTACCAAGCAAGCCAGGGCTATGGTCACTATATATGGATTAAATGATGAGATTGGGAATTTAACCTATTACGATTCCTCAGGTCAAAATGAATATGGCTTTTCCAAACCCTATAGTGAACAGACTGCGCAGACCATAGACAAGGAAATTTCCAAGCTTATTGAAGAGCAGTATAAAAGAGCAGTTGAATTATTGTCCAACAACAAAGATAAACTTACTGAATTAGCAGAGCGTTTATTGGAAAAAGAAGTTATATTTAAGGACGATTTGGAAAAGATTTTCGGCAAGCGTCCTTTTGAAAGGGATAAGAGAATGGAAGCCGAAGAAGCTGCAGAAAAGGTGGAAAAAGCCAATGAAGCGGCAGAAAAGGTGGAAAAAGCGAACAAGGATCTTCCAAAATCGGAAACGGAAAAATAA
- a CDS encoding LUD domain-containing protein: MGLFDKLFGGGKRKVSKETVETRGQHMPDLNIPVDEKFTINFKHNGGKFLYCDSINEVFSNLDNIIIENKWQDQTFFSMDKRLEEKFSKQEINFTNLPNKSEIFFTTCEHLIAQNGSILVCSNQLKERKLHELPSNVIVFATTSQMVESIGEGLKTIKKKYKNVIPANITTIKHFQPTAENSDDFLTYGSSSKNLYLLLLEDL, translated from the coding sequence ATGGGATTATTCGATAAACTTTTCGGGGGAGGAAAAAGAAAGGTTTCCAAGGAAACTGTGGAAACGAGGGGCCAACATATGCCCGACTTAAATATTCCTGTGGACGAAAAGTTTACCATTAATTTTAAACATAATGGAGGCAAGTTCCTGTATTGTGATTCCATTAATGAGGTGTTCAGCAATTTGGACAATATTATCATTGAAAATAAATGGCAGGACCAAACCTTTTTTTCAATGGACAAAAGATTGGAGGAAAAGTTTTCCAAACAGGAAATTAATTTCACCAACCTCCCCAATAAAAGCGAAATATTTTTCACCACTTGCGAGCATTTAATTGCTCAAAATGGTTCCATTTTGGTGTGCTCCAACCAATTGAAAGAAAGAAAACTTCACGAATTACCTTCAAATGTTATTGTTTTTGCCACAACTAGCCAGATGGTCGAATCTATTGGTGAGGGATTAAAGACAATTAAGAAGAAGTATAAAAATGTAATTCCGGCCAATATTACCACCATTAAACATTTCCAGCCCACGGCTGAAAATTCAGACGATTTCTTAACTTACGGAAGTAGTTCTAAAAATCTTTATCTTTTACTTCTGGAAGACTTATAA
- a CDS encoding phosphatidate cytidylyltransferase: MREILRRLLTGAVYVILLLSAVFLSSDAFDFLFMTFGLACLYEYKRMIKLPGYHIFIAYLALWWAFIYLINDKILVNILMFITISINFILLYYLFSGKEKLFNNLQKFIIGLFYIGGGCIFLTMIPYKDNEFAKFLIMGVFILIWVNDTFAYLVGKSIGRNKLFPSISPKKTIEGAIGGFVFALAASYFLSKYETNISLGQWLILATVIVFTGSLGDLIESKFKRAAGVKDSGAILPGHGGMLDRLDSLVFAAPFAYLTLIIFSHVS; this comes from the coding sequence ATGAGAGAAATTTTAAGGCGCTTACTTACAGGTGCGGTCTATGTAATTCTGCTACTATCCGCCGTATTCCTAAGCTCCGATGCCTTTGATTTTTTATTTATGACCTTTGGACTCGCTTGTCTTTACGAGTACAAACGAATGATAAAACTTCCGGGTTACCATATTTTTATAGCTTATTTGGCACTTTGGTGGGCATTTATTTATCTTATCAATGATAAGATTCTTGTCAATATTTTGATGTTCATTACAATATCGATTAATTTTATACTGTTGTACTACCTCTTTTCAGGAAAGGAAAAACTGTTCAACAATTTGCAAAAGTTTATTATTGGCTTATTTTATATAGGGGGAGGCTGTATTTTCCTTACTATGATACCTTATAAGGACAATGAATTTGCAAAATTTCTGATTATGGGGGTATTTATCCTTATTTGGGTAAACGACACTTTTGCCTATTTGGTAGGAAAAAGTATTGGCCGCAATAAATTGTTCCCATCAATCTCCCCAAAAAAAACGATAGAGGGAGCAATTGGAGGTTTTGTTTTTGCCTTGGCGGCGTCATATTTTTTATCAAAATATGAGACCAATATTTCTTTGGGACAATGGTTGATCCTAGCAACTGTGATAGTATTCACAGGAAGCTTGGGCGATCTTATAGAATCTAAATTTAAAAGGGCTGCTGGGGTCAAGGACAGTGGAGCTATTTTACCGGGACATGGCGGCATGTTGGACCGATTGGACAGTTTGGTTTTTGCCGCACCTTTTGCATATTTAACTTTAATTATATTCTCACATGTTTCATAA
- a CDS encoding phosphatidylserine decarboxylase family protein: MFHKEGQKIIITTFIIVCSIIILANYFIDIAWLKFGLQIISLIILVLILQFFRNPKRNVSKNFDEILAPVDGKVVAIEEVEETEYFKAKRIQVSIFMSPINVHVTRYPASGLVKFSKYHAGKYLVAWHPKSSEENERTTIVINTPKFGDILYRQIAGALARRIVNYAEVGESVQQGEDAGFIKFGSRVDLFLPLDSAITVKLHQKVTGAKTCIATTRVKKENED; this comes from the coding sequence ATGTTTCATAAAGAAGGACAAAAAATTATTATAACAACCTTTATTATAGTTTGTTCCATTATAATATTGGCCAATTATTTTATAGATATAGCTTGGTTGAAATTTGGACTTCAAATAATTTCCTTGATCATCCTTGTTTTAATTCTACAGTTTTTTAGAAACCCCAAAAGGAACGTTTCCAAGAATTTTGATGAAATATTGGCGCCTGTAGATGGCAAGGTGGTTGCTATTGAAGAAGTGGAGGAAACCGAATATTTCAAGGCAAAACGGATCCAAGTATCCATTTTTATGTCCCCTATAAATGTGCACGTAACAAGATACCCGGCAAGTGGACTTGTTAAATTTTCAAAATACCATGCGGGAAAATATCTGGTGGCCTGGCATCCCAAATCCAGCGAAGAGAATGAAAGGACTACCATTGTTATAAACACTCCCAAGTTTGGGGATATCCTCTACCGCCAAATTGCCGGTGCCCTGGCACGTCGTATAGTCAATTACGCGGAAGTGGGAGAAAGCGTTCAACAAGGGGAGGATGCAGGATTTATTAAATTTGGCTCTAGAGTAGATTTGTTCTTACCTTTGGATAGTGCAATTACCGTAAAATTGCACCAAAAGGTGACCGGGGCAAAAACATGCATTGCAACTACAAGGGTTAAAAAAGAAAATGAAGACTGA
- a CDS encoding acyl-CoA-binding protein, giving the protein MKTDKLNKDFIAAVDFVNDYTDPLPADLLLKLYAYFKIANRNFSHPGSRTPLINAFKANALIQAKNVSIEEAMERYIELVDKEVRNTKK; this is encoded by the coding sequence ATGAAGACTGATAAACTAAATAAGGATTTTATAGCGGCGGTCGATTTCGTTAATGACTACACAGACCCGTTGCCTGCCGATCTTTTATTAAAACTATATGCCTATTTTAAAATTGCCAACCGCAATTTTAGTCATCCGGGAAGCAGGACTCCCTTAATAAATGCGTTTAAGGCCAATGCCCTGATCCAAGCAAAAAATGTAAGTATTGAAGAAGCTATGGAGCGTTATATAGAATTGGTGGACAAAGAAGTAAGGAATACCAAAAAATAA
- a CDS encoding sterol desaturase family protein translates to METYATALLYAIPFFVILLTIEITYGYFVKKQMHKVMDTVSSISSGLTNIIKDTLGLAVIVVSYPFLLEHLAITEIKATWLVWTIAFVVLDFAGYWNHRLSHKINIFWNQHVIHHSSEEFNLACALRQPISNLVGYFSLFLIPAAVLGVPQMVIAILAPIHLFAQFWYHTRHIGKMGWLEYVLVTPSQHRVHHAINPEYIDKNLGQILCVWDRMFGTFQEEMDEVPPQFGVLKPAGTWNPIIINFQHLWRIVQDAWRTKSLRDKLRIWFMPTGWRPNDVKEKYPIAVIGDVYNFKRYATSATNRLKLYAIFQMLTSLGLMMFMFYNYTEIGFEGLLIFSAFIFIGIYGYTTLMDRKKYAVGIEVIRGVAGILWLVYFGDWFGLNAYLPMANIWIGGYFLITIFAGIYFSYFENKETQLGMAA, encoded by the coding sequence ATGGAGACCTACGCAACGGCGCTTTTATATGCCATCCCGTTTTTTGTAATCCTTTTGACAATAGAAATAACCTATGGCTATTTTGTAAAAAAACAAATGCATAAGGTTATGGATACCGTTTCCAGTATAAGTTCAGGGTTGACCAATATAATCAAGGATACCTTGGGCCTGGCAGTGATCGTAGTTTCCTATCCTTTTTTGTTGGAGCATTTGGCCATAACCGAAATTAAGGCCACTTGGTTGGTATGGACTATTGCTTTTGTTGTACTGGACTTTGCCGGTTACTGGAACCATAGATTAAGCCATAAAATAAATATTTTTTGGAATCAACATGTAATTCACCATAGCAGTGAAGAGTTTAATCTTGCCTGTGCCCTTAGGCAACCCATTAGCAACCTGGTGGGTTATTTTTCCCTGTTCCTTATCCCAGCAGCGGTTTTGGGCGTACCACAAATGGTTATAGCTATTTTGGCTCCCATACATTTGTTTGCACAGTTCTGGTACCATACCAGGCATATCGGTAAAATGGGTTGGTTGGAATATGTATTGGTCACCCCTTCCCAACATAGGGTGCACCACGCCATTAACCCGGAATACATTGATAAGAACCTAGGACAGATTTTGTGTGTCTGGGACCGTATGTTTGGTACGTTTCAGGAGGAGATGGATGAGGTTCCGCCTCAATTTGGAGTATTGAAGCCCGCGGGGACCTGGAATCCTATAATTATCAATTTTCAGCATTTGTGGAGGATAGTGCAAGATGCATGGCGCACCAAGAGCTTACGGGACAAATTGCGTATATGGTTTATGCCTACAGGCTGGAGGCCCAATGATGTTAAGGAAAAGTATCCCATTGCCGTTATAGGGGATGTTTACAATTTTAAAAGATATGCAACCAGCGCCACCAATCGGCTGAAACTGTATGCCATTTTTCAAATGCTAACAAGTTTGGGGCTAATGATGTTTATGTTCTATAACTACACTGAAATTGGTTTTGAGGGACTACTTATATTTAGTGCCTTTATTTTTATCGGAATCTATGGATATACTACGCTGATGGATCGGAAAAAATATGCTGTGGGGATTGAAGTTATCAGAGGGGTGGCGGGAATTTTATGGTTAGTTTATTTCGGCGATTGGTTTGGCCTAAACGCTTATCTTCCCATGGCCAATATTTGGATAGGGGGCTATTTTTTAATCACGATTTTTGCAGGTATATATTTTAGCTATTTTGAAAATAAGGAAACCCAATTGGGAATGGCTGCTTAA